In Paludibaculum fermentans, the genomic stretch GCGTTTGTATGCGGCGGGGCCCTGTATTCGTCGAAGCTGGACGGCTCGGATGTCCAGCGGCTGACGTATGCGGGGCAGAGCGACACGGGTCCGGCGATGCTGCCGGAAGGCCGGATGATCTACTCGTCGGGCGGCCGGCTGTTTGGAATCAACCTGGACGGGACGGATTACGCGTTGTTCACCGGTGGGCTGAATGCGCGCACGGCGGCGGCGGTGGGCCGGAAAGTCGTGTTTGTGGAAGCGGCCGGGCAGTTGTCGATGGTCACGCAGGAGCGGCCGCTCCACTCCCATTCCGCGCTGACGGCGGCGGCCGACGGCGTGTTCGCAGCCCCCGCGGCGTTGGGCGAAGGCTCCGTGGTGGTGGCGAAGAAGGGCCCGGCGGGCTGGGGGCTCTGGCGGCTGGAGCTGGCGACGCGGAAGCAGACTCCGCTGTACGACAGTCCGGAGTTTGATGAGCTCCAGGCGAAGGTGGTGGGTCCGCATGAGCAGCCGGATGGGCGCGGCACGGTGGTGGAGACCGAGGCGCCGAGCGGCCATTTGTACTGCCTCAGCGTATATACCAGCGACCGGCCGGCCGCGGCGGGCTCGATCCGGAAGGTCCGGGTTTTGACGGGACCCGAGGCGGCTCCGGTGCGGCTGGGCGAGTTGGCGGTGGAGGCGGACGGGTCGTTCCACCTCGAAATTCCGGCCAACACGAAAGTGAAGCTGCAGACGCTGGATGCGGCTGGGCAGGTGATGCGCAGCAGCGGCTGGGTGTGGGTGCGGAACAAGGAAAACCGGGGCTGCATCGGCTGCCACGAGGATCCCGAACTCGCGCCGGAGAACGTGGAAGCGCAGGCCGTGATCAAAAAGCCCGTGCGGTTGGGATTGGGGGACAAGAAATGAAGCTCGGCCGGCTGGTGATTCTGATGGCGGCGACCGTGTGGGCGGCCGACGAAGGCACGCTGCCGGTATTCACGGACATCACCAAGGCGGCGGGCATCACGTTCCGGCACAGCTACGGCGACCACCACCTGGACAACATCGTGGAAGGCACGGGCGCCGGCGCCTGTTTCTTCGACTACAACAACGACGGCTTCCAGGACATCTACTTCGTCACCGGCGTGTGGACCAAGAGCGTCAGCGACAACGAGGGCCGCGAGCTGCGCGGCAAGCTGTCGGGCAAGCTCTACAGGAACAACGGCAACGGCACGTTTACCGATGTGACGGCGCAGGCGGGCGTGGCCAGCATGACCTTCGGGTCGGGCTGTTCGGCCGCGGATTACGACAATGATGGCCGGGTCGACCTCTACCTGCTGAACTACGGCGCGAATACGCTGTATCACAACAACGGCGACGGAACGTTCACCGATGTCTCCGAGAAGTCCGGTCTGGCGGATCCGCGCTGGAGCGTGTCGGCCGTGTGGCTCGACTACAACAACGACGGCTGGCTGGATGTCTTCGTCGGAAACTACCTGCACTATGACGACGGCAAGTTCCGCGACTTCTATCCGGCCCAGGGGTATCCGGGGCCGCTCAGCTATAGCGGGCAGGCGAATGCGCTCTACCGGAACAATGGCGACGGCACCTTCACGGAAGTGACGAAGGAAGCCGGCGTCTACAAGCCCAACGGGCGGGCGATGAGCGTCACCGGGGCCGACTTCAACAACGACGGCTTCCTCGACATCTTCGTGGCGAACGACGCCATGGAGAACTACTTCTTCGAAAACACCGGCAAAGGCACGTTCGTGGAGAAGGCCCTGGACCTCGACATTGCCTACAGCGAGCACGGGCAGGGCGTGTCGTCGATGGGCCCGTTCTTTGGCGATGTGAACCGTGACGGCTGGCTGGACATCTTCGTGCCGAACCTGAACTACGTCAGCCTGTTCGTCTACAACCCGAAGGAAAAGCACTTCGACAACCAGGCAAATGCGGCCGGCCTGTCCGCGATGCTGGGGCAGTATGCGGGCTGGGGTTCGGTGGTCTTCGACTACGACCACGACGGCTGGCCGGACCTGTTCACGGTGCATGGCAATGCGCACCACGAGTACGTCCAGGAAGACACGCTGGTGCGGAACAGGCATGACGGCACGTTTGAGGACGTGTCGCGGCGCTCGGGCAGCTATTTCAACGAAAAATACGTGGGCCGCGGTGCGGCGTGGGCGGATATCGACAACGACGGCGACATCGACCTGCTGGTGGTGAACCTGAACGACGCGGCGAAGCTGCTGCGGAATGACGGCGGCAATGCAAAGCCCTGGCTGATGGTGGATGCGCGGCTGAAGTTCCCCACCGGGTCGCGCACCGCGATTGGCGCGCGCGTGACCGTGACGGCCGCCGGGCTGAAGATGATCGACGACGTGAATCCGGTGCGGGGCTACCTGTCGCAGGGCGATGCGCGGCTGCACTTCGGGCTGGCCGGCGCGAAGGAAGCCGACACGGTGGAGATCCGCTGGCCGGACGGTCAGGTGGAGCGGCTGGAACACGTGAAGGCCAACCAGATTCTGAAGCTGGAACACGCGGCCACGGCAAAGGCGGCACGCTGAGCGATGAGACCACGGACCATTGCGGTGTTGGCGGCCGGGCTGGTGGCCCTGCTCGGCATGGGCGGCGCGGCTCCGAAGAAGCCGGTGTATGTGGGCGCGCGGGCCTGTGGCCAGTGCCACGACGGCGCCGGCATGGGCAACCAGTACAGCAAGTGGCTCACGACGAAGCACTCCAAGGCCTATGCGGTGCTGTCGCTGCCGGAGTCGGTGGAGATCACCAAGCGCAGCGGCCTGCGCGGGCAGCCGTGGAAAGAGCCCATCTGCCTGGGGTGCCATTCGACGGCCTCGACGGCGGAAGACTGGGAAAAGGACGACGCGTTCCGGCCGGAAGACGGGCTGCAGTGCGAGTCGTGCCACGGTCCGGGCAGCGAGTACATGAGCGAAGAGGTGATGCGCAACCGGGCCGAAGCGATGAAGGCCGGGCTGCGGCTGCCCAACGAGGATACCTGCCTGGGCTGCCATATGGAGAAGGGGTCGCACACGGCGGTGAACCCGAACTCGACCGTGGACATCAAGCAGGCGATTCCACGCATTGCGCATCCGCTGATGAAGCCGTCGCAGTTGCGCGCCGCGCCGGCTCCGCGGGGCGGCGATTTCATCGGCTCATCGGCGTGCGGCGCGTGCCACAAGGGTCCGGAGTCCGGCCATCAATGGGACGTGTGGCGGCGCAGCGATCATGCGCGGGCCTGGGCTGTGCTGTCGACGGCGGATGGGCGGCGGATCGCGGATGAGATGAAGGTGACGGGCGATCCGCAGTTGAGCAAGCAGTGCCTGGGCTGCCATGCGGTGGGCGCTGAAGCCAATGAGGGCGTGGGCTGCGAAGCGTGTCACG encodes the following:
- a CDS encoding CRTAC1 family protein, coding for MKLGRLVILMAATVWAADEGTLPVFTDITKAAGITFRHSYGDHHLDNIVEGTGAGACFFDYNNDGFQDIYFVTGVWTKSVSDNEGRELRGKLSGKLYRNNGNGTFTDVTAQAGVASMTFGSGCSAADYDNDGRVDLYLLNYGANTLYHNNGDGTFTDVSEKSGLADPRWSVSAVWLDYNNDGWLDVFVGNYLHYDDGKFRDFYPAQGYPGPLSYSGQANALYRNNGDGTFTEVTKEAGVYKPNGRAMSVTGADFNNDGFLDIFVANDAMENYFFENTGKGTFVEKALDLDIAYSEHGQGVSSMGPFFGDVNRDGWLDIFVPNLNYVSLFVYNPKEKHFDNQANAAGLSAMLGQYAGWGSVVFDYDHDGWPDLFTVHGNAHHEYVQEDTLVRNRHDGTFEDVSRRSGSYFNEKYVGRGAAWADIDNDGDIDLLVVNLNDAAKLLRNDGGNAKPWLMVDARLKFPTGSRTAIGARVTVTAAGLKMIDDVNPVRGYLSQGDARLHFGLAGAKEADTVEIRWPDGQVERLEHVKANQILKLEHAATAKAAR
- a CDS encoding HzsA-related protein is translated as MIVRGMVLTAAMTAAWGADGALAAAGAMAPGSAGLVVTQARAGHGERLYLLEWTGRGRVLSDGFAAAADPDVSFDGKRILFAGRRAAGEPWQVFEMNADGGGVRQISHEKGGCRQPVYQSRIFSLDIPEPWPQVAFVCGGALYSSKLDGSDVQRLTYAGQSDTGPAMLPEGRMIYSSGGRLFGINLDGTDYALFTGGLNARTAAAVGRKVVFVEAAGQLSMVTQERPLHSHSALTAAADGVFAAPAALGEGSVVVAKKGPAGWGLWRLELATRKQTPLYDSPEFDELQAKVVGPHEQPDGRGTVVETEAPSGHLYCLSVYTSDRPAAAGSIRKVRVLTGPEAAPVRLGELAVEADGSFHLEIPANTKVKLQTLDAAGQVMRSSGWVWVRNKENRGCIGCHEDPELAPENVEAQAVIKKPVRLGLGDKK